Proteins found in one Sphaeramia orbicularis chromosome 8, fSphaOr1.1, whole genome shotgun sequence genomic segment:
- the spc24 gene encoding kinetochore protein Spc24, with protein MAQCHKFQDLEESGEALVAYINSSQPEKLRRVKDAHQILFDRHVDTKKTVTQILIDVAQIEETAGQRLLDMEEEQKQRDREFSSLEEQLSQLTSKSQITDSELQFLQREFEALINNERDLETLQNEVDEDTTEVIPSAVYVAQLYYLITKIKWEYDTDPSILKGVHYGAELATPINTDKSTQTPDEISDQLWGFVSTEW; from the exons ATGGCCCAGTGTCACAAATTCCAGGATTTGGAAGAGTCTGGAGAAGCGCTGGTGGCTTATATTAACAGCAGCCAACCTGAGAAACTGAGACGAGTGAAAGATGCTCATCAGATCCTTTTTGACCGACATGTAGACACAAAGAAGACTGTGACACAGATTTTAATAG ATGTGGCTCAGATTGAGGAGACCGCAGGTCAGAGGCTGCTGGACATGGAGGAGGAGCAGAAGCAAAGGGACAGGGAGTTCAGTAGCCTGGAGGAGCAGCTGAGCCAGTTAACGTCCAAGAGCCAGATCACTGACTCTGAACTACA GTTTCTGCAGAGAGAGTTCGAAGCTCTAATAAACAATGAACGGGACCTCGAGACTCTACAGAACGAGGTGGATGAAGACACGACTGAAGTCATCCCTTCGGCAGT ATACGTCGCTCAGCTGTACTACCTAATAACCAAGATCAAGTGGGAATATGATACAGACCCAAGCATTTTAAAAGGAG TGCACTATGGTGCAGAGCTAGCGACTCCTATAAACACTGACAAATCAACACAAACTCCAGATGAAATAAGCGACCAGCTGTGGGGCTTCGTCAGCACTGAATGGTAG
- the s1pr5a gene encoding sphingosine 1-phosphate receptor 5a, with protein MATEAVHAAHAAVAPSAIPMSPSTGKWMYLRNEVIIEHYNYTGKLQENKYKEGLKPEAVVFLLVCLLIVLENAVVLLALWKNKKFHVPMYYLLGNLTLSDLLAGFTYMVNIITSGANTLSLTPVLWFLREGGVFIMLAASVISLLAIAIERHVTMVRMKPYQGDKQGRMFGLIGASWVLSVFLGVLPVLGWNCMGRLDQCSTVLPLYDKSYILVNITIFSAILLAIVVLYVRIFRIVKSNTQRLGSGPQRKGMYRKSQKYMALLKTVTIVLGVFIACWLPLFILLLLDFCCPAKSCQILFKADYFLGIAMFNSLLNPIIYTLTSKDMRRAILRLLCRHCLLTKDGQVKKIGMPFLDCSTTKTDAASHRLEGLETTVSSGNFTPSTIKAIYPRIPKT; from the coding sequence ATGGCCACAGAGGCTGTCCATGCTGCCCATGCTGCTGTAGCCCCGTCTGCCATCCCCATGTCCCCGTCAACTGGAAAATGGATGTACCTGAGAAATGAAGTCATCATAGAGCACTATAACTACACCGGCAAACTGCAGGAGAACAAGTACAAGGAGGGACTCAAACCAGAGGCTGTGGTTTTTCTGCTGGTCTGCCTTCTTATTGTTCTAGAAAATGCTGTGGTGCTTTTAGCTCTCTGGAAGAATAAGAAATTTCATGTGCCCATGTACTATTTACTGGGCAACTTGACTCTGTCTGACCTGCTGGCAGGATTCACCTACATGGTAAATATCATAACATCTGGTGCCAACACGTTAAGCCTGACCCCAGTGCTGTGGTTTCTGAGGGAAGGGGGTGTGTTCATCATGCTGGCTGCCTCTGTCATCAGTTTGCTGGCCATTGCCATAGAGCGTCACGTTACCATGGTGAGGATGAAGCCGTACCAGGGGGACAAACAGGGCCGGATGTTTGGTCTGATTGGAGCCAGTTGGGTGTTGTCTGTGTTCCTGGGTGTCCTACCCGTCCTGGGCTGGAACTGCATGGGCCGCCTGGACCAGTGCTCCACTGTCCTCCCCCTCTACGATAAGAGCTACATCCTGGTCAACATCACCATCTTCAGCGCCATCCTTCTGGCCATTGTGGTGCTGTATGTCCGCATCTTCCGGATTGTCAAGTCCAACACACAGAGGCTTGGCTCTGGGCCACAGCGCAAAGGCATGTACCGCAAGTCCCAGAAATACATGGCCCTACTGAAGACAGTCACCATCGTCCTGGGAGTCTTTATTGCGTGCTGGCTGCCACTGTTCATCCTCCTACTGCTGGACTTCTGCTGCCCTGCCAAAAGCTGCCAAATCCTGTTTAAAGCAGACTATTTCCTGGGCATTGCTATGTTCAACTCCCTTCTTAACCCCATCATCTACACCCTGACCAGCAAGGACATGAGGAGGGCCATCCTCAGACTGCTCTGCAGACACTGTCTCTTGACCAAAGACGGACAAGTGAAGAAGATCGGGATGCCCTTCCTCGACTGCAGCACCACTAAGACTGATGCGGCCTCTCACAGACTGGAGGGACTGGAGACCACAGTGTCCTCTGGAAACTTTACACCATCTACAATTAAAGCCATCTACCCCAGGATACCTAAGACATGA
- the kri1 gene encoding protein KRI1 homolog, with product MSGKSELKINSQFAEKYEKYRQKEELQRLKDRYGNRADESDSESSESSSDDSEVELDPEVERDFYRTLSLLKKKDPKIYEKDAKFYSEEPSTSDAKPSTSKTAVKPMYLKDYERKVILEREGKYEDDDDSDEEEAVARRERAASPSYIQEQKELKESFRKFIQDSDEDDEGGDGDGDGDGDGMSQLLTRRVKTQEEKDKEEADYVEWLKGQTEIEGPEEVKDMKYLRDYWNDPELDEKECFLRDYVLNKCYLDDDDDDERIPTYDEVVQEEVEDSEEEGESFLERQEDFERSYNFRFEEPDAQQIKTYPRNIATSVRSKDERRKRKREEVKLRKEKEKEQKQEQLKQLKNLKRNEIMEKLKKLQELTGNDQLAFSQTDLEGDFDPEHHDQLMQKFFGDEYYGGQEEEKPQFDDDDEFEEHWNWDTWTGQGQEEYYGEGGEEEHNEPHCDDEGFIMDADYDPSQPTTSKRQKKKEKKKMKREDIPQMGKKRKKSHFAEAITKSKPVFDPQEKSFEQYLDEYYKLDYEDIIDDLPCRFRYRQVVANDFGLTTDEILNANDKELNQWCSLKKTCMFRSEKEEMCDLKNYKIKAQNMMKKKEILNSFYSEEDKEVAEAKTKMGKKRRDRLKTAEKQGTGAEDGVETSVMDSAQDTEAQTLREAVDGEEEQEEFLIPKKKKMKQEEEAQVEAADAGDELKNRTEKPQWAKKKHKLKGGRLLSVSHGVKIGGRDFSRQRLKAYGLNPKRLYFRQLGRQKRKEREKKEKQKNKE from the exons ATGTCTGGAAAGTCGGAGTTGAAGATAAACTCCCAGTTCGCGGAGAAATATGAGAAATACCGGCAGAAAGAAGAGCTACAGAGGC tgaaggaCCGATATGGAAACCGAGCTGATGAAAGTGACTCTGAGTCGTCTGAGTCCAGCTCTGATGACAGTGAAGTG GAACTGGACCCTGAAGTCGAGAGGGATTTCTACAGAACACTGTCACTGCTGAAGAAGAAAGACCCGAAGATCTATGAGAAAGATGCCAAGTTCTACTCAGAGG AGCCATCCACCAGTGATGCAAAGCCTTCAACCTccaaaacagctgttaaaccCATGTATCTCAAAGATTATGAGCGTAAAGTCATACTGGAAAGGGAAGG TAAAtatgaagacgatgatgacagTGATGAAGAGGAGGCTGTGGCGAGAAGAGAG AGAGCTGCATCTCCAAGCTACATTCAGGAACAAAAGGAGTTGAAGGAAAG CTTTCGGAAATTCATCCAGGACAGTGATGAGGACGATGAGGGTGgtgatggagatggagatggtgatggtgatgggaTGTCGCAGCTGCTAACccgaagggtcaaaacacaggaaGAGAAG gataaagaggaggcagaCTATGTGGAATGGTTGAAGGGCCAGACTGAGATTGAGGGTCCGGAGGAAGTAAAGGACATG AAATATTTAAGAGACTATTGGAATGATCCAGAGTTAGATGAAAAGGAGTGTTTCCTCAGAGACTATGTCCTCAACAAGTGCTACctcgatgatgacgatgatgatgaacg GATCCCCACATATGACGAGGTGGtccaggaggaggtagaggattcTGAAGAGGAAGGGGAGTCTTTTTTGGAACGTCAGGAAGACTTTGAAAGAAGCTACAACTTCCGGTTTGAGGAGCCTGATGCTCAACAGATCAAGACATACCCCCGTAACATCGCCACCTCTGTGCGCTCCAAAGATGAACGACGAAAACGCAAAAGGGAGGAGGTGAAGCTGAGGAAGGAAAAG GAGAAGGAGCAGAAGCAGGAGCAGTTGAAGCAGCTGAAGAACCTGAAGAGAAATGAAATCATGGAGAAGCTGAAGAAACTTCAGGAACTGACAGGAAATGACCAGCTCGCTTTCAGTCAGACTGACCTGGAGGGAGACTTTGATCCAGAACATCATGATCAACTTATGCAG AAATTTTTTGGAGACGAATACTATGGTGGACAAGAAGAGGAAAAGCCTCAGTTTGACGATGATGATGAGTTTGAAG AGCACTGGAACTGGgacacatggactggacagggaCAAGAGGAGTACTAtggtgaaggaggagaagaagagcatAATGAGCCACATTGTGATGATGAAGGGTTCATT ATGGATGCTGACTATGACCCCAGCCAGCCGACCACCTCCAAGAgacagaagaaaaaggagaagaagaagatgaaaaggGAGGATATACCCCAAATGGGCAAAAAGAGGAAGAAGTCTCATTTTGCAGAGGCAATCACCAAAAGCAAGCCTGTGTTTGACCCTC AGGAGAAAAGCTTTGAACAGTATTTGGATGAGTACTATAAACTGGACTACGAAGATATTATTGACGACCTTCCATGTAGGTTTCGCTACAGGCAGGTTGTGGCCAATGACTTTGGCCTGACAACTGATGAG attttaaatgcaaatgacaagGAACTGAACCAGTGGTGTTCTCTGAAAAAGACGTGCATGTTCAG GTCTGAAAAGGAAGAAATGTGTGATTTGAAAAACTATAAAATTAAAGCACAGAATATGATGAAAAAGAAGGAAATTCTTAACTCTTTTTATTCTGA AGAGGATAAAGAAGTGGCAGAAGCAAAGACTAAGATGGGGAAGAAACGAAGAGATCGTCTGAAGACTGCTGAAAAACAAGGCACAGGAGCTGAAGATGGTGTGGAAACCTCTGTGATGGACTCTGCTCAAGATACAGAAGCCCAAACTCTGAGAGAGGCAGTAGATGGAGAAGAGGAACAGGAAGAGTTCCTGATAcccaagaaaaagaagatgaaacaGGAAGAGGAAGCTCAGGTAGAGGCAGCAGATGCAGGAGATGAGTTGAAAAACAGGACTGAAAAGCCACAATGGGCGAAGAAAAAGCACAAGCTCAAAGGTGGACGCCTCCTCTCAGTGTCCCACGGGGTGAAAATCGGCGGCCGGGACTTCAGCAGACAGAGACTGAAGGCCTATGGTCTGAACCCAAAGAGACTGTACTTCAGACAGCTCGGCAGACAGAAACGAAAAGAGAGGGAGAAGAAAGAGAAGCAGAAAAACAAGGAGTGA